The proteins below come from a single Miscanthus floridulus cultivar M001 chromosome 1, ASM1932011v1, whole genome shotgun sequence genomic window:
- the LOC136541466 gene encoding probable glutathione S-transferase GSTU6, whose translation MAGKEDLKLLGLPLSPFVVSVRMALNMKGVSYEYVDEDLNNKSELLLKSNPVHKKVPVLIHNGKPICESLVILQYVDELFAGRSILPTDPYERATARFWAAFAGDKLFPAWYGVVTAQAEEERAEKVKETLAAIEHMEVAFAKCSGGNAFFGGDSIGYVDVVLGSFLFWFEAVRRVDGLEIINASKTPLLAAWAERFGGSVEAKEAVPVTKADLAVQYISKFRAPAAAAAKLASSE comes from the exons ATGGCGGGCAAGGAGGATCTTAAGCTCCTCGGCCTGCCGCTGAGCCCGTTCGTGGTCAGCGTGCGCATGGCGCTGAACATGAAAGGAGTGAGTTACGAGTACGTCGACGAGGACCTAAACAACAAGAGTGAGCTCCTGCTCAAGTCCAACCCGGTGCACAAGAAGGTGCCCGTGCTCATCCACAACGGCAAGCCCATCTGCGAGTCACTCGTCATCCTGCAGTATGTCGACGAGCTGTTCGCCGGCCGGTCAATCCTCCCAACCGACCCCTACGAGCGCGCCACCGCTCGCTTCTGGGCAGCCTTCGCCGGCGACAAG CTGTTCCCGGCGTGGTACGGCGTGGTGACGGCCcaggcggaggaggagagggcggagaaggtgaaggagacgCTTGCCGCGATCGAGCACATGGAAGTGGCCTTTGCCAAGTGCTCCGGCGGCAACGCCTTCTTCGGCGGCGACTCCATTGGCTACGTCGACGTCGTGCTCGGCTCCTTCTTGTTCTGGTTCGAGGCGGTGCGCAGGGTTGACGGCCTGGAGATCATTAACGCGAGCAAGACTCCGCTCTTGGCTGCGTGGGCGGAGAGGTTTGGAGGGAGTGTAGAAGCAAAGGAGGCGGTGCCGGTAACCAAGGCGGACTTGGCAGTACAGTATATCAGTAAGTTTCGTgcccctgccgccgccgctgcgaaGTTAGCGAGTTCAGAATGA